A single genomic interval of Geotrypetes seraphini chromosome 1, aGeoSer1.1, whole genome shotgun sequence harbors:
- the LOC117357396 gene encoding uncharacterized protein LOC117357396 isoform X1 → MARRPSSLGLLADYDSESEGESESNEGSLERSGEKPIRTSLGPGVNFFEEDAVSSEEDSETPPDHALPSEETLALLEHHVDYLTETRLPAPRLEMATRVEEHQACAGVFTNPFREEQRAQLSLLERHVQLTVKDRPAEIAGRKICLAYRKDGRCRFGSSCKFAHDSDLQVMPKPGVKKQQSVLAASSTNQQEASTEDSLPARGKRKPGLSNTLIPPKRTQKNYQAQLAKDRPWVL, encoded by the exons ATGGCACGGCGTCCAAGCTCTCTGGGGCTCTTGGCAGATTACGATTCTGAGTCTGAGGGAGAAAGTGAGAGCAATGAAGGAAGCCTGGAAAGGAGTGGTGAGAAACCGATTCG GACGTCTCTTGGGCCAGGAGTAAACTTCTTTGAGGAAGATGCAGTAAGCAGTGAGGAAGACTCTGAAACCCCTCCTGATCATGCACTCCCTTCAGAGGAAACGCTAGCACTACTGGAGCACCATGTGGACTACCTCACCGAGACTCGTCTTCCGGCCCCCAGGCTGGAGATGGCCACCAGGGTGGAAGAGCATCAGGCATGTGCTGGGGTCTTTACTAATCCATTCCGTGAAGAGCAAAGGGCACAGCTCAGCCTGCTGGAAAGGCACGTGCAGCTGACTGTAAAAGACAGGCCTGCAGAAATTGCAGGGCGCAAGATCTGCCTGGCATATCGCAAGGATGGGCGCTGCCGCTTCGGGAGCAGCTGCAAGTTTGCTCATGACAGTGATTTACAGGTGATGCCTAAGCCCGGCGTGAAAAAGCAGCAAAGTGTGTTAGCAGCCTCATCCACTAATCAGCAAGAGGCAAGTACAGAGGACAGCCTGCCAGCGAGGGGCAAGAGGAAACCAGGACTCAGCAACACCCTTATTCCTCCCAAAAGGACTCAAAAAAATTACCAGGCCCAGCTGGCAAAAGACAGGCCCTGGGTCCTCTAA
- the LOC117357396 gene encoding uncharacterized protein LOC117357396 isoform X2 yields the protein MKEAWKGVVRNRFGNGCSLTSLGPGVNFFEEDAVSSEEDSETPPDHALPSEETLALLEHHVDYLTETRLPAPRLEMATRVEEHQACAGVFTNPFREEQRAQLSLLERHVQLTVKDRPAEIAGRKICLAYRKDGRCRFGSSCKFAHDSDLQVMPKPGVKKQQSVLAASSTNQQEASTEDSLPARGKRKPGLSNTLIPPKRTQKNYQAQLAKDRPWVL from the exons ATGAAGGAAGCCTGGAAAGGAGTGGTGAGAAACCGATTCGGTAATGGCTGTTCTCT GACGTCTCTTGGGCCAGGAGTAAACTTCTTTGAGGAAGATGCAGTAAGCAGTGAGGAAGACTCTGAAACCCCTCCTGATCATGCACTCCCTTCAGAGGAAACGCTAGCACTACTGGAGCACCATGTGGACTACCTCACCGAGACTCGTCTTCCGGCCCCCAGGCTGGAGATGGCCACCAGGGTGGAAGAGCATCAGGCATGTGCTGGGGTCTTTACTAATCCATTCCGTGAAGAGCAAAGGGCACAGCTCAGCCTGCTGGAAAGGCACGTGCAGCTGACTGTAAAAGACAGGCCTGCAGAAATTGCAGGGCGCAAGATCTGCCTGGCATATCGCAAGGATGGGCGCTGCCGCTTCGGGAGCAGCTGCAAGTTTGCTCATGACAGTGATTTACAGGTGATGCCTAAGCCCGGCGTGAAAAAGCAGCAAAGTGTGTTAGCAGCCTCATCCACTAATCAGCAAGAGGCAAGTACAGAGGACAGCCTGCCAGCGAGGGGCAAGAGGAAACCAGGACTCAGCAACACCCTTATTCCTCCCAAAAGGACTCAAAAAAATTACCAGGCCCAGCTGGCAAAAGACAGGCCCTGGGTCCTCTAA
- the LOC117357396 gene encoding uncharacterized protein LOC117357396 isoform X3, translating to MKWTSLGPGVNFFEEDAVSSEEDSETPPDHALPSEETLALLEHHVDYLTETRLPAPRLEMATRVEEHQACAGVFTNPFREEQRAQLSLLERHVQLTVKDRPAEIAGRKICLAYRKDGRCRFGSSCKFAHDSDLQVMPKPGVKKQQSVLAASSTNQQEASTEDSLPARGKRKPGLSNTLIPPKRTQKNYQAQLAKDRPWVL from the exons ATGAAGTG GACGTCTCTTGGGCCAGGAGTAAACTTCTTTGAGGAAGATGCAGTAAGCAGTGAGGAAGACTCTGAAACCCCTCCTGATCATGCACTCCCTTCAGAGGAAACGCTAGCACTACTGGAGCACCATGTGGACTACCTCACCGAGACTCGTCTTCCGGCCCCCAGGCTGGAGATGGCCACCAGGGTGGAAGAGCATCAGGCATGTGCTGGGGTCTTTACTAATCCATTCCGTGAAGAGCAAAGGGCACAGCTCAGCCTGCTGGAAAGGCACGTGCAGCTGACTGTAAAAGACAGGCCTGCAGAAATTGCAGGGCGCAAGATCTGCCTGGCATATCGCAAGGATGGGCGCTGCCGCTTCGGGAGCAGCTGCAAGTTTGCTCATGACAGTGATTTACAGGTGATGCCTAAGCCCGGCGTGAAAAAGCAGCAAAGTGTGTTAGCAGCCTCATCCACTAATCAGCAAGAGGCAAGTACAGAGGACAGCCTGCCAGCGAGGGGCAAGAGGAAACCAGGACTCAGCAACACCCTTATTCCTCCCAAAAGGACTCAAAAAAATTACCAGGCCCAGCTGGCAAAAGACAGGCCCTGGGTCCTCTAA